Proteins encoded in a region of the Zea mays cultivar B73 chromosome 4, Zm-B73-REFERENCE-NAM-5.0, whole genome shotgun sequence genome:
- the LOC103655496 gene encoding uncharacterized membrane protein At3g27390 — MHLIWTYYCIVRTKLVGLVVKLLLLIAATAVLIIWLIIGIPGSIFAGLVYGFLAPIMATFDAIAEGKEKPFVHCFVDGTWSTITGSCTVVRDVKDLLFHSYFSLMDDLRLQKPPDGEPYEIRLLDIPGALIAAAFEFLLDGIMFTLIAFYKCPVMLFKGWKRLIQDMIGREGPFLETACVPFAGLAILLWPFAVVGAVLASVLSSVPLGAYAAVVAYQQAIPPYNEH, encoded by the exons ATGCATCTGATTTGGACATACTACTGCATTGTCAG AACCAAGCTGGTTGGACTTGTGGTAAAGCTTCTGCTTCTTATTGCTGCGACTGCAGTCTTGATCATATGGTTGATAATTGGCATCCCAGGAAGCATATTTGCTGGATTGGTATATGGTTTTCTAGCACCCATAATGGCTACATTTGATGCTATAGCAGAAGGCAAAGAAAAGCCATTTGTTCATTGCTTTGTG GATGGAACATGGAGTACTATCACTGGAAGCTGTACAGTAGTCAGGGACGTGAAAGATTTGCTTTTCCACTCCTATTTTTCACTTATGGATGACCTTCGTCTTCAGAAACCTCCTGACGGGGAGCCATATGAGATAAG ATTGCTTGATATTCCTGGTGCACTAATAGCGGCTGCATTTGAATTTCTACTTGATGGAATAATGTTCACATTAATTGCCTTCTATAAGTGCCCCGTGATGCTTTTCAAAGGATGGAAACGATTGATCCAGGACATGATTGGGAGAGAAGGGCCCTTTCTAGAGACTGCTTGTGTGCCATTTGCTGGTCTTGCTATTCTTCTTTGGCCATTTGCTGTAGTAGGAGCCGTTCTGGCATCCGTACTCTCCAGTGTCCCTTTAGGTGCTTATGCTGCAGTTGTAGCTTATCAG CAAGCAATTCCACCTTATAATGAGCATTAG